GCCTCGGCTAGAGGCGGGATGGGAGGCGGGCCTCGTGCGCAACATGCTGTGGGCACGGCCGGCGTCCACTAGTGGCCCTCGTCGTCTCATCCGATCCATCGAGCCCAGCAGCACGAGGACAGCGACGACCGTGTGGGGATCAGCCTCAGCAAGGACTTGCCTGAGGCCGCTGTCCGGGCCCTCAACGCAGCCACGGccgcggcggcctcggcctcggccggcGGCGGGACAGGCCGGTGCGTTGGAGCCCGCGCCCTGTGCGTTGATCTGGGTGGTGAAGATAAGACGAAtcagatttctttttctttttctttcaatgACAAGTGGACCCCATAGGACTCCACAAAATGATTAACATTACCAAACGTCGCTGTTATATATGAGACGTCAAGTGGTGCCATGTCGGCCTGACTAGCGGGCCTCATATATCATAAACGCAATCAATAAAGCCAAATCCATTGATCAAtggtttttgcaaaaaaattactCAAGACGTGGTGTTTTCTGTCGAAAAAATATAGCGTAGTGTTTTCTGTAAAGCTAGCGTTCAAAGTGatggttttgtgcaatttactccaCATGCAGCACAACACTAGGCAAGcaataggggggagggggcagcaccATATTTTATCATATTTTATGCAGAATCCTTGTGGGCGCGGGTGACTGTTACATTtgaaaagctactccctccttccatctatatagggcctaatgcgtttttcaagacatcctttgactattgacaaaattaatagtacatgacatgcataatgtgaaaattatatcattgaaagctcctttcacatatgaatttgacgatgtgctttgtgtaagttgcatgtcatatattattgctctaacatttggtcaaaattaacctcgaaaaacgcattagaccctatatagatggaaggagggagtaattgGAATTGGATAGGCACCGGACTTTTGATCGATCGTCGACAAGGGAAGTTTTCTATAGGTTCTGTAATCCAGAGCTTATAAAAGGCGCGTCGCCGATACGGCGATACGCACGATACGGCCGCGATACTCGTATCCTAAGCGTATCAGGATTTCCgattaaaagaaaaggaaaaatgatgatACGCTGGGGACACGCTCGGGATACGGGCAGGACACGGCCGTGCAGCCTCGAGCCCATTAAAGGCCCACGTATACGCCTAACCTAAGTGCTCTCTCGCTCTCTGTTCGACTTCACGATTGGATCGAGGGCGacgagcacgccgccgccgcctgtcTCGCCGCTGGTGCCGTCGCCAAGACTGACTCGTCGCCGCCTCAACTCGTCAAGTGACCTCTTCTCCGCCGCTATAGCAAGAGTGAGGTAATTGATTCTTGCTGTGTGTGTGTTTGATGTATGTGCTTGGCTGCTTGCTGgcatgtgtgtgtgcacgcgcgcttGCCGTATGTGCTTGGTGCTTGCTGATGTTCCTGCTACTATCTACTGGCACAGAGGGAAATACTCAAATCACCATCTAATCTGCGGGAGATGGCATGACAGCAAGCTAATGGACGAGGATCGAGGACATCGATGACCATTCACGACATGAAAAGATGCATGAGGCAACCAATGGGGCATCATTTTGTTCTCATCTCACGCATTATATTAGTATGTTCTATCTTTATTAcatgccattttattaattatgtATATATACTCGCCGTATCACATATTGTTGTTTCTAAAAATTATCGTATCCCGTATCGCCGCATCGGTATCGCTGTATCGGTGCAACGTCATATGTAGCAGTGAATTAGACACTGAACATAGATATCTTCCTTGATGATAGTGCAGTGACTCTCGGCCCTAAGCTGTACGAGACCGTGAGGGGCAAGCTGTCGCTGGGCGCGAGAATCCTCCAGGCCGGCCGCGTGGAGAACGTCTTCCGGCGGTGGTTCTCCGTGGAGAAGAAAGAAAAGCTCCTCAACGCCTCGCAGTGCTACTGCTACCTGTCCACCACCGCCGGCCCGATCGCCGGCATGCTCTTCGTATCGTCGGAGAGGGTGGCCTTCCGCAGCGACCGGTCGCTGGCGCTGACGTCGCCCAAGGGCGACACGGTGCGGGTGCTGTACAAGGCGGACGTCCGGCTGAGGAGGGTGAATGCGGCCATACCGAGCAAGAACCAGCACCGGCCGGAGCAGAAGTACATCCAGTTGGTGACCGACGACGGCTTCGAGTTCTGGTTCATGGGCTTCGTCAGCTACCAGGCATCCCTGCAGCACCTCGAGCAGGCCGTCAGCGCGGCGGGGAGTGGGATGAAGGTGTAGTCGTCGCGGGGCACGGGCACCGGGAGCGGGAGGCACTTGCGGCGTACCACAGCGTGAAAGCGACGCGAGCGCACGGCGATGCCGATCACTGTCTGACTACACGAGCAGCATGCGCGATTGGGAGACCTCGTCGGGCTCGGCGACTAGGCGCTGCGGAACATCGCCGCCGGGAGCTCAGCATGGTGTGAGGACCGGCGCTCGCCCGAGCCGACGCCGCACGAGGCCGAGGTTGTCGAGCTGGTGGCCTACGCGACCTCCCTATACGTGAGGATGGAGGGGAACGACGAACCGCGCGAGCATTACCGTGAGGACGCCCCGAGCAGGGGCACGAACCTTGCAGCGGGGGCCCTCTAATGGCGTATCAATGGGCGTCATGGATTGCTAGGTGCTGGAAGCCTGCAACCGATGTCGATGGGCCTTGGAGTGCACCACTAGTAAGCTGTTGCGGAGGCGCGGATGAGAGTGATGATAATGCTCAAGGAAATGGCACGGTGTGTTTGGTTCGGAAAATAACTGAAATGGAATGACACACTAAGATCTATAGACGGATTTGACAAATCCGACCCCCTATACGTCCACGGACGCGGCCGGGCACGTCCAGGCGGGCGCATCCAGACGGCCCCTCATATTTTCGTTTCGGCATCCATATATCTCAAATCCGAACTCTCaaatccatgcacgtcgatcatacaAGACAATGTCACATGTAAATAGCAAATGTTTGTACGAAGCATACAtagtgtttacataaaatttattttaaaTGCCAAACTCAAGCATTATCTTCTTGGTTGCCATTGTGGGCCACACATGGGCTCCATAAGATCATTGAGTTGTTGCGTGTGCACCTGCTGATCTTGAAGATTTTGATGCATCTGCAGAAAGTTCATCAGCTGAGCCGCATCTTGATCTTCCTTGATTTCAACTTGTTCTTCAGGTGCATCGAAATCATGGGTTTGGGCTACATCATCATGgtcatcctcgacaatcatattgtcCGGATTAATACAACATGTCATCAACTGTcataaagtttttgattcccgcaTCATTGCAGCGCTCCGCACAATTTCCAAACGAGACTAAAGCACACAGAATGcttctccacatccttcctagcagcTTCCTGCATTATGGCAAAGTGTCCCTGTTTATTGCCACGCGGCTCGGAGCACGATGGTGATTCCCCATTGCAAAGCCTCCTGAACACTGTAGATCGTTGAAGCATgttgatgtcgttgtgagaaccCGGCATTCCAacgaaagcatgccaaatccataagtcatgtgatgccaccgcttctagtatgatggtggcctctctGGTGTGACCCTGATACATTCTCCGCAGACCTttggggcagttcttccattgccaatacatgcaatcaattgatccgagcattcctggaaacccccttgcctctccaatagccaacaaTTTCTCAGTGTCCTGCTCTTTTGGTTCTCCGAGATACTCAGGTCCAAACACCTCCACTACGACGCGAGCAAACCTGACATTATTCTTCAGGCATGCACTCTCCCCCATCCTGACCATCTCACCAACGGCATCTGCAGCAataccaagtgcaagcatcctcagagTAGCCGTGCACTTCTACTTGGCCGAGAAAGTGAGTTGGCCGCAACAATCCCTTGTGAGCTTGAAGTAGTCGtcgtgtgcctccactccctcAATAATGCGCAAGAACAATGGTTTCCGCATGCGAAAACGGCGACCAAACCATGGATCATCAGGGAAAGTAGGTTTGAGAGTAAAGTAGTCTCCATGCAGTAGCTTTGCTCCAGACACCCTATCCCGATTAATCACAACtctccctttgattgagcccttgaagttgagaatatgctccacttgCCGGTCTATTTCCTCTTACATGCTCATGAGCATAatcatgtccacttcttcgtcCGAATCCGACGAATTGATGAAatcatcttgaatcatttggtcaAGCTCCGTCGGTCCATACTCCTCATTTGATGAAGCATCGAAATCCATCATTTTACCTAACAAAATCACAAAAAATCTAGTAAGACAATGTGTCGAACACATCAAGCGCAAGCCGGAGCCAGAGACTTGCCGGACGTACCACGGTGGCTTTCGGGCTGGCCACCACGTCCCCCTCGACGAGGACGGAAGGGCTCTTCTGGATCTGGTGTTGGAGAGCGCGGGAAGGGCTGCGAAGCGGGCGTGGTTGCAGAGCGTGAGACAGACGACGATgagaaggaagaagagaggagatagCAAATGGACCCGGGTGGTCTTcgggtggatttggtgcaatttggggTGGGGTCGAGCTGTCGGGTCCGACTTGGCGAGCATGCAAGGGCACGCCCGGGCGTCCCCATATCCACCCCATATTTGGGCCGGatattgatgcggcttgaactacgtcggtatttccccaaagaggaagggatgatgcagcacagctacgtaggtatttccctcagtgatgagaccaaggttattgaaccggtaggagaaccacgcaacaccatgtgaacggctcctgcacacaaagaacaaatacttgcaacctgacgtaagagaggggttgtcaatccctcaagggtaaaaaagataggtaaaattgtagtagattgaataaatagatctcgcggaaacgcgagataaaagaaataacaataaattgcagcaaggtatttttgtgtttttggataaatagatctgaaaataaaaagcaaacaaaaatagatctcgaaggcaaatataataaagaagcgACCCGGAGGCCGtagattcactagtggcttctctcgagaaaattagcatacggtgggtaaacacattactgttgggcaattgatagaacttctaataatcatgacgatatccaggcaatgatcattatataggcatcacgtctaagattagtagaccgactcctacctgcatctacaactattactccacacatcgaccactatccatcatgcatctagtgtattaagttcatggagaaacagagtaatgcaa
The window above is part of the Triticum aestivum cultivar Chinese Spring chromosome 2A, IWGSC CS RefSeq v2.1, whole genome shotgun sequence genome. Proteins encoded here:
- the LOC123191789 gene encoding putative GEM-like protein 8, with the protein product MDEVEQEKHEAEPSYPPVQPASGTIVMDISADKDAVTLGPKLYETVRGKLSLGARILQAGRVENVFRRWFSVEKKEKLLNASQCYCYLSTTAGPIAGMLFVSSERVAFRSDRSLALTSPKGDTVRVLYKADVRLRRVNAAIPSKNQHRPEQKYIQLVTDDGFEFWFMGFVSYQASLQHLEQAVSAAGSGMKV